The following nucleotide sequence is from Psychroflexus torquis ATCC 700755.
ATAGTAGAGGAAAGCCCACAGCTCGCCTGAAGGCTTTCTGGAGAGCGAGGACTTGCAACGTATAGCCCGACCTTTTTGATGCTTTTGCGAAAAAAGGACACGCCCAAAACAGTAAAAATAAATATAGATTAAATCAATATAAATTAAATCAGGATGAAGGAAAATATTAAGAAGGATTGCTGCCAAGGTTGCAAAAATGGTCAATCAGGAAAGAATCCTTTATGTAAGGCAAAACTGATGAGCTCAAAACTCGATGCTGAAAAGCAAAATACCAAAAAATAGGAATTATGAAAATAAATTGGGGAACAGGACTAGTCATTGGAATGGTGATTTTTATAGGCTTTATTCTCATTTTGGTGTATAAAATGACGACCGATCATAATCTTGAGCATGATTTGGTCACCGATGGGTATTACCAAAAAGAAATGGAGTTGCAGGACGATATCTATGCGCGACAGAATTCTATGGCCATGGAAGAGCAGATTATAGGACAGAAAAATACGAAGGGCTATGTGCTTGAGTTCCCAGAAAGTTATGATCCTAAGAACATAGAAGGAATGGTGTTCCTTTATAGAACATCCAGTAAAAAACTGGATTTTGAACTTCCACTAGACCTTACAGATTCCAATTTTCTTATTCCTGATGAATTCTTGCTAAAAGGCCGATGGAATATTACAATAGATTGGGAGTATGAAGGAAAAAAATTTCGTTTTAAAAAGGAGATAACGTATTAGGTATGTTGATTTCAGCACTCATATTCGGTTTGTTAGGAAGTTTCCACTGTGTGGGAATGTGCGGTCCTATAGCGTTTTTGCTACCTGTGGATCGTCATAATCCCGTCAAACGCGTGCTGCAAATAATCAGTTATCATGTGGGAAGATTATTGACTTACGGCACTATTGGGTTGCTGTTTGGTTTCTTGGGCAGACGCCTAGATTTATTTGGATTCCAGCAGTACATTTCCCTTGCTGTAGGAGTCTTGATGGTATTAGCAATTCTGTTACCTTCAAAACTATTTAGGCGGTATAACGGCTCTTCCTTTATGTACAGATGGGTAGGTAAAGTGAAAAGTGCTCTTGGTGCAGAATTGAAGCGGAAGTCAATGGATAGTTTCTTTACCATTGGTTTCCTAAATGGATTTTTACCTTGTGGTTTGGTCTATATGGCAGTTTTTGCTAGCATTGCTGCAGGAAGTGCTTTTGAAGGTGGAGTGTATATGGTGTTTTTTGGATTGGGAACAATTCCTCTCATGACTACAGCAACCTATTTAGGCAATTTCTTAAACGCTACTTTTAAACAAAGCATCTTGAAGGTGATACCTGTATTTGTTGTGATTGTTGGAGTGCTTTTTATTTTGA
It contains:
- a CDS encoding sulfite exporter TauE/SafE family protein; this encodes MLISALIFGLLGSFHCVGMCGPIAFLLPVDRHNPVKRVLQIISYHVGRLLTYGTIGLLFGFLGRRLDLFGFQQYISLAVGVLMVLAILLPSKLFRRYNGSSFMYRWVGKVKSALGAELKRKSMDSFFTIGFLNGFLPCGLVYMAVFASIAAGSAFEGGVYMVFFGLGTIPLMTTATYLGNFLNATFKQSILKVIPVFVVIVGVLFILRGLGLGIPYISPAEMVSIEQVSAEQSCH
- a CDS encoding FixH family protein, with protein sequence MKINWGTGLVIGMVIFIGFILILVYKMTTDHNLEHDLVTDGYYQKEMELQDDIYARQNSMAMEEQIIGQKNTKGYVLEFPESYDPKNIEGMVFLYRTSSKKLDFELPLDLTDSNFLIPDEFLLKGRWNITIDWEYEGKKFRFKKEITY